Proteins found in one Halobaculum sp. MBLA0147 genomic segment:
- a CDS encoding DNA-directed RNA polymerase subunit H — MVDVSQHDLVPDHTVLDDPADVEEVLEEYNVTKTDLPKIKRTDPALPRDAEAGDVVRIERDSRTTDTAVVYRLVVDE; from the coding sequence ATGGTAGACGTAAGCCAACACGACCTCGTTCCGGACCACACCGTCCTCGACGACCCAGCGGACGTCGAGGAGGTGCTAGAGGAGTACAACGTGACCAAGACAGACCTACCCAAGATCAAACGGACAGACCCGGCACTGCCTCGCGACGCCGAGGCGGGTGACGTGGTCCGTATCGAACGGGACTCCCGAACCACAGACACCGCAGTCGTCTACCGGCTGGTGGTCGACGAGTGA
- a CDS encoding type II toxin-antitoxin system VapC family toxin encodes MSDGPYLFDVGVTALAHSEAPVREAALSYVRRAVTGDIDAVVPYTSVFGAHNALTAYYGFSNERASRVLQNFLRSRRIHWVEGPTERAVSAGLDRASELNVDGWDGYYAEVAVDHGVETLLTLDDDFERLSGVTAEVILSPEQFAELNDYLGY; translated from the coding sequence ATGAGTGACGGGCCGTACCTGTTCGACGTCGGGGTGACGGCGCTGGCACACTCCGAGGCACCCGTCCGCGAGGCGGCACTGTCGTACGTCCGCCGTGCCGTGACCGGCGACATCGACGCCGTCGTCCCGTACACGTCTGTCTTCGGAGCACACAACGCACTGACCGCGTACTACGGCTTCTCGAACGAGCGCGCCTCGCGCGTGCTACAGAACTTCCTCCGGTCGCGACGGATTCACTGGGTCGAGGGACCCACGGAGCGGGCAGTCTCTGCGGGGTTAGACCGGGCGAGCGAGCTGAACGTCGACGGGTGGGACGGCTACTACGCCGAGGTGGCGGTCGACCACGGCGTCGAGACGCTGTTGACCCTCGACGACGACTTCGAACGACTCTCCGGGGTCACGGCAGAGGTGATCCTCTCGCCCGAGCAGTTCGCCGAGTTGAACGACTACCTCGGGTACTGA
- a CDS encoding AbrB/MazE/SpoVT family DNA-binding domain-containing protein, producing the protein MVTVDAKGRVVLPQEVRERLGLAPGTEVTVREQDGVAVVEPEDDPEEILDRMESLLEGAPDRDPTPYEDLDPRARDQVDTIREAAADDDETNGDGAVDRDEAGSDEAGGDEADGSEVDGDDTDGDATETGGPGTDE; encoded by the coding sequence ATGGTGACGGTCGACGCCAAGGGACGAGTCGTCCTCCCGCAGGAGGTACGGGAACGACTCGGGCTCGCTCCCGGGACCGAGGTGACGGTCCGCGAGCAGGACGGGGTCGCGGTCGTCGAACCGGAGGACGATCCCGAGGAGATCCTCGACCGGATGGAGTCGCTGCTGGAGGGCGCACCGGACCGAGACCCGACACCGTACGAGGACCTCGACCCGCGAGCGCGCGACCAGGTGGACACGATCCGCGAGGCGGCCGCCGACGACGACGAGACGAACGGTGACGGGGCGGTGGACCGCGACGAGGCGGGCAGTGACGAGGCGGGCGGTGACGAGGCAGACGGCAGCGAAGTGGACGGCGACGACACCGACGGTGACGCGACCGAGACCGGTGGACCCGGTACCGATGAGTGA
- a CDS encoding carboxypeptidase M32, translating into MSTDDPETDAADPTDTETTDAPTDPSAAYEELLDHYRRATYLEDAGQVLHWDQQVTMPSGGTPARSKQSAALSTVAHETLTSPAVGEALDAIDADTGDATDTTALDEARAATVREIRRRYDRNARVPDELIERLTETGTEAQEVWQTAKAEDDFAHFAPTLERLRDLHRERAAAIDPDTPAYEVMFDDGLPHLSLDRVEEIFADLRDGLVPLIERIEREGRELPTPFRDAGPFSEAEQEALSEAALDALGYPEDRGRLDTSPHPFTAGTQFDSRVTTRYQPEDPLDALTATIHEFGHASYQLGLPQEDYGEPLGQAMGSGVHESQSRFWENHVGRTRAFWEFFLPEAKRHLDGIDDVTVDEAYAAANRIYPDNPIRVEADELTYHLHVLLRAEVGEAFVSGEIDADEIPRLWNERHEEYLGFAPETDTEGCLQDIHWSGGFAAFHGYTVGSVLAAQLDHAMRRELDVDGLIRDGEFQPLWDWLTEHVHAHGRRYTTDELVERATGEPLTAEYFLAYAEEKFEALYGL; encoded by the coding sequence ATGTCTACCGACGACCCCGAGACGGACGCGGCCGACCCCACAGACACGGAGACGACCGACGCGCCGACGGACCCGTCGGCGGCGTACGAGGAACTGCTCGACCACTACCGACGAGCGACGTACCTCGAAGACGCCGGACAGGTGCTCCACTGGGACCAACAGGTGACGATGCCCAGCGGTGGGACACCGGCGCGGTCGAAACAGTCCGCGGCCCTGTCGACGGTCGCCCACGAGACGCTCACGAGTCCCGCAGTGGGTGAGGCACTGGACGCGATCGACGCCGACACGGGCGACGCGACCGACACGACCGCCCTCGACGAGGCACGGGCGGCGACGGTCCGCGAGATCCGACGGCGGTACGACCGCAACGCCAGGGTCCCCGACGAGTTGATCGAGCGACTCACGGAGACCGGCACGGAGGCACAGGAGGTGTGGCAGACGGCGAAGGCCGAGGACGACTTCGCGCACTTCGCACCCACGCTCGAACGGCTACGGGACCTCCACCGCGAGCGCGCCGCCGCGATCGACCCCGACACGCCCGCCTACGAGGTGATGTTCGACGACGGTCTCCCGCACCTCTCGCTCGATCGCGTCGAGGAGATCTTCGCCGACCTCCGCGACGGGCTGGTGCCACTGATCGAACGGATCGAACGCGAAGGCCGAGAGCTACCGACGCCGTTCCGCGACGCCGGGCCGTTCTCGGAGGCGGAACAGGAAGCACTCTCGGAGGCGGCCCTCGACGCGCTCGGCTACCCGGAGGATCGTGGGCGCCTCGACACCTCGCCCCACCCGTTTACCGCCGGGACGCAGTTCGACTCGCGGGTGACGACGCGGTACCAGCCCGAGGACCCGCTGGACGCGCTGACGGCGACGATCCACGAGTTCGGACACGCGAGCTACCAACTCGGACTGCCACAGGAGGACTACGGCGAGCCACTGGGACAGGCGATGGGCAGCGGCGTCCACGAGAGTCAGTCGCGGTTCTGGGAGAACCACGTCGGCCGGACGCGGGCGTTCTGGGAGTTCTTCCTCCCGGAGGCGAAGCGGCACCTCGACGGGATCGACGACGTGACCGTCGACGAGGCGTACGCGGCCGCCAACCGGATCTACCCGGACAACCCGATCCGCGTCGAGGCGGACGAACTCACCTACCACCTGCACGTTCTCCTCCGAGCCGAGGTCGGCGAGGCGTTCGTCTCGGGCGAGATCGACGCCGACGAGATCCCCCGGCTGTGGAACGAGCGCCACGAGGAGTACCTCGGGTTCGCGCCGGAGACGGACACGGAGGGGTGTCTCCAGGACATCCACTGGTCCGGCGGGTTCGCGGCGTTCCACGGTTACACCGTCGGCTCGGTGCTCGCGGCGCAACTCGACCACGCGATGCGCCGGGAGTTGGACGTGGACGGCCTGATCCGCGACGGGGAGTTCCAGCCGCTGTGGGACTGGCTGACCGAGCACGTCCACGCGCACGGCCGTCGGTACACCACCGACGAGTTGGTCGAACGCGCCACCGGCGAGCCGCTGACGGCCGAGTACTTCCTCGCGTACGCCGAGGAGAAGTTCGAGGCGCTGTACGGGTTGTAG
- a CDS encoding acetate--CoA ligase family protein, whose protein sequence is MFAPERVAVVGATEREGSVGRAVTANLLADFDGEVVPVNPNRESVLGEPCVDSVADSGADLAVVAVPPAAAVETVAAAGEAGIRNLVVLTAGFGETGGEGVDRERRLTELAAEYDLTVVGPNSLGVASTPVGLNATFGPSMPDPGSISFMSQSGAFVTAVIDWAFEQDIGFRHVVSLGNKAALDETDLVAGWGDDDGTDVIVGYLESVDDGERFVETAREVTADTPVVVIKSGRTDAGAGAAASHTGAIAGNDRAYEVGLREAGVLRADSAGELFDAARALSGQPLPDEPGVAVVTNAGGPGVMATDAVGDSEALELADLTDETVEALDDALPAEANRFNPVDVIGDAGVERFRDALEITLADDTVGSVVVLSAPTATLSFDELAEAIADVQADAELPVAACLMGGERVESPAEILSAAGIPTYFDPSRAVGSLDTLARYREIREREASEPRRFDVDRERVHEVLSRVRDRQDNRLGVESMAILDAYGVPTPDGEIVDGPERAQAVAAEIDGPVVMKIVSPDILHKSDIGGVAVGVADEEVADTYERLVTRARNYQPGAAILGVQVQASVDVDAGVETIVGINRDPQFGPLVVFGLGGIFVETLNDTAAELAPVDERSAREMTAEIEAAPLLRGARGREPTDLDAVVETIQRLAQLADEFPAIVELDVNPLIAQPDGAVAIDLAVTVDPDALPETFDPDAFPEATAAGDATGDETADPAGDGPDGETGGDPDGESTADESPVEATDGGDA, encoded by the coding sequence CTGTTCGCGCCAGAACGGGTCGCCGTCGTCGGCGCCACCGAACGCGAAGGGTCGGTCGGCCGCGCCGTGACGGCGAACCTGCTGGCGGACTTCGACGGCGAGGTCGTCCCGGTGAACCCCAACCGCGAGTCGGTGCTGGGAGAACCCTGCGTCGACTCCGTGGCCGACTCCGGCGCGGACCTGGCCGTCGTTGCGGTGCCGCCCGCGGCGGCCGTCGAGACGGTCGCGGCGGCCGGCGAGGCGGGGATCCGGAACCTCGTCGTCCTCACCGCGGGGTTCGGCGAGACCGGCGGCGAGGGTGTCGACCGGGAGCGGCGCCTGACGGAGTTGGCCGCCGAGTACGACCTGACGGTGGTCGGCCCGAACAGCCTCGGCGTGGCGAGCACGCCGGTGGGGCTCAACGCCACCTTCGGGCCGTCGATGCCCGACCCCGGCTCGATCTCGTTCATGAGCCAGTCCGGGGCGTTCGTGACGGCGGTGATCGACTGGGCCTTCGAACAGGACATCGGCTTCCGACACGTCGTCTCGCTGGGCAACAAGGCCGCACTCGACGAGACGGACCTCGTCGCCGGGTGGGGTGACGACGACGGGACGGACGTGATCGTCGGCTACCTGGAGAGCGTCGACGACGGCGAACGGTTCGTCGAGACCGCCCGCGAGGTGACCGCCGACACGCCGGTCGTCGTCATCAAGTCCGGCCGGACGGACGCCGGCGCCGGCGCCGCGGCGAGTCACACCGGCGCCATCGCCGGCAACGACCGGGCCTACGAGGTCGGGTTGCGCGAGGCGGGGGTGTTGCGGGCGGACTCCGCCGGCGAGCTGTTCGACGCCGCGCGGGCGCTGTCCGGCCAACCGCTCCCGGACGAGCCCGGCGTGGCGGTGGTGACGAACGCCGGTGGCCCGGGCGTGATGGCGACGGACGCCGTCGGCGACAGCGAGGCACTCGAGTTGGCCGACCTGACCGACGAGACGGTGGAGGCACTCGACGACGCACTCCCGGCCGAGGCGAACCGGTTCAACCCGGTGGACGTGATCGGCGACGCGGGCGTCGAGCGGTTCCGGGACGCGCTCGAGATCACGCTCGCGGACGACACCGTCGGCAGCGTGGTGGTGTTGTCCGCCCCGACGGCGACGCTGTCGTTCGACGAGTTGGCCGAGGCGATCGCGGACGTGCAGGCGGACGCCGAGCTCCCGGTCGCCGCGTGTCTGATGGGCGGCGAGCGGGTCGAGAGTCCGGCGGAGATCCTCTCTGCGGCCGGCATCCCGACGTACTTCGACCCCTCGCGGGCGGTCGGGAGTCTCGACACGCTGGCGCGGTACCGCGAGATCCGCGAGCGCGAGGCCAGCGAGCCGCGCCGCTTCGACGTGGACCGTGAACGAGTCCACGAGGTGCTCTCGCGGGTGCGCGACCGGCAGGACAACCGTCTCGGCGTGGAGTCGATGGCGATCCTCGACGCCTACGGCGTGCCGACACCGGACGGCGAGATCGTCGACGGGCCAGAACGGGCACAGGCGGTCGCGGCCGAGATCGACGGGCCGGTCGTGATGAAGATCGTCAGTCCGGACATCCTCCACAAGAGCGACATCGGCGGCGTCGCGGTCGGCGTCGCGGACGAGGAGGTCGCGGACACCTACGAGCGCCTGGTGACGCGGGCCCGCAACTACCAGCCGGGCGCGGCGATCCTCGGCGTCCAGGTGCAGGCGTCGGTCGACGTCGACGCCGGCGTCGAGACGATCGTCGGGATCAACCGCGACCCGCAGTTCGGGCCGCTGGTCGTGTTCGGGCTCGGCGGGATCTTCGTCGAGACGCTGAACGACACCGCGGCGGAGTTGGCACCCGTCGACGAGCGGTCGGCCCGCGAGATGACCGCCGAGATCGAGGCGGCACCGCTGTTGCGCGGCGCGCGGGGCCGAGAGCCGACGGATCTCGACGCGGTCGTCGAGACGATCCAACGACTCGCGCAACTGGCCGACGAGTTCCCGGCGATCGTGGAGTTGGACGTGAACCCGCTGATCGCTCAGCCCGACGGCGCCGTCGCCATCGACCTCGCCGTGACCGTCGATCCCGACGCGCTCCCCGAGACGTTCGACCCCGACGCGTTCCCCGAGGCGACCGCGGCGGGGGACGCGACGGGAGACGAGACTGCGGACCCAGCAGGTGACGGACCCGACGGTGAGACGGGAGGCGACCCCGACGGCGAGTCGACGGCAGACGAGTCGCCCGTCGAGGCGACCGACGGAGGGGACGCGTGA
- a CDS encoding GNAT family N-acetyltransferase — MFEIRPFERGDAAAVWRVHERAFRASPLPFVDDPALDRDLRNPTAHYLPGPGTLVVGVHRESASADGELVALGASEPVDATTVEFRRLRVDPDYQRRGYASRLLDRLRARAVADGFETVVLSTDERLRAARALYESRGYERVATDCSERCGIEYRRSLDPEKR; from the coding sequence GTGTTCGAGATTCGGCCCTTCGAGCGCGGCGACGCCGCGGCAGTGTGGCGCGTCCACGAACGCGCCTTCCGCGCCTCGCCGCTCCCGTTCGTCGACGACCCGGCGCTGGATCGGGACCTCCGGAACCCGACGGCGCACTACCTGCCCGGCCCCGGCACGCTGGTTGTGGGTGTCCACCGCGAGTCCGCGTCCGCCGACGGCGAACTCGTCGCCCTCGGCGCCTCCGAACCGGTCGACGCGACGACAGTGGAGTTTCGGCGCCTCCGCGTCGACCCCGACTACCAGCGCCGCGGCTACGCGAGTCGGCTGCTCGACCGGCTCCGGGCTCGTGCCGTCGCGGACGGCTTCGAGACGGTGGTGTTGTCGACCGACGAGCGACTGCGGGCGGCGCGTGCGCTGTACGAGTCCCGCGGCTACGAACGGGTCGCGACGGACTGCAGCGAGCGGTGTGGGATCGAGTACCGGCGGTCGCTCGATCCAGAAAAGAGGTGA
- the trpD gene encoding anthranilate phosphoribosyltransferase encodes MTLQNYIERVTDGEDLTVAEAREASTLVFEEATEAQIGALLAALRAKGETEAEIAGFAQGMREAARTIEPDADRLVDTCGTGGDDFDTINVSTTSAFVAAGAGVTVAKHGNYSVSSPSGSADVLEAIGVDVEAEPADVERDIEEDGMGFMLAPVFHPAMKAVIGPRQELGMRTIFNVLGPLTNPAGADAQVLGVYSEALVPQIAESLTHMPTERALVVHGDGADEIALHGETTVAEIDGDEVTEYTITPADLGLERAPVSEIAGGSPDENAADLEGIVRGEVTGPKRDVILANAGAAVYVAGLAESLEDGVAAAADAIDSGDAADVLERLRA; translated from the coding sequence ATGACACTCCAGAACTACATCGAGCGGGTGACAGACGGCGAGGACCTGACCGTCGCGGAGGCGCGGGAGGCCTCGACGTTGGTCTTCGAGGAGGCGACGGAGGCACAGATCGGCGCGTTGCTGGCGGCGCTGCGCGCGAAGGGGGAGACGGAGGCGGAGATCGCCGGCTTCGCGCAGGGGATGCGCGAGGCGGCGCGGACGATCGAGCCGGACGCGGACCGGCTCGTCGACACCTGCGGGACCGGCGGCGACGACTTCGACACGATCAACGTCTCGACCACGTCGGCGTTCGTCGCGGCCGGCGCGGGCGTCACCGTCGCGAAACACGGCAACTACAGCGTCTCCTCGCCGTCGGGGAGCGCGGACGTGTTGGAGGCCATCGGCGTCGACGTGGAGGCGGAGCCGGCGGACGTGGAACGCGACATCGAGGAGGACGGGATGGGGTTCATGCTCGCTCCCGTCTTCCACCCGGCGATGAAGGCCGTCATCGGCCCGCGGCAGGAACTCGGGATGCGGACGATCTTCAACGTACTCGGCCCGCTGACGAACCCCGCCGGTGCGGACGCGCAGGTGCTGGGTGTCTACAGCGAGGCGTTGGTCCCGCAGATCGCGGAGTCGTTGACCCACATGCCGACCGAGCGCGCGCTGGTCGTCCACGGCGACGGCGCCGACGAGATCGCGCTCCACGGGGAGACGACGGTCGCGGAGATCGACGGCGACGAGGTCACGGAGTACACGATCACCCCGGCGGACCTCGGGTTGGAGCGGGCGCCCGTCTCGGAGATCGCAGGCGGGTCCCCGGACGAGAACGCGGCCGATCTCGAGGGGATCGTCCGCGGCGAGGTGACCGGGCCGAAGCGGGACGTGATCCTCGCGAACGCCGGTGCGGCGGTGTACGTCGCCGGGCTGGCCGAGTCGCTCGAAGACGGCGTCGCGGCCGCCGCGGACGCCATCGACTCCGGGGACGCGGCGGACGTGCTCGAACGGCTGCGGGCGTGA
- the trpE gene encoding anthranilate synthase component I, with the protein MSTSAEPTLDHSRESFVAAVESTDGPVVVRTAATLRVDVEPLTAYAALDDRSDHSFLLESAEKVPSSDPDGAFAPASARDSADRHARFSFVGYDPEAVVAVGPDGVTVDERGPAAEYVEVAEGDTLDRVRAALPDVARVGFPERDRQLLDGGLVGFLAYDAVYDLTLAEVGVERPDPVVPDAEFLLTTKTLTFDDHTDSVELVCTPVVAPDDDPGAVYDELRSEAERVQATLAAVDPPSPGGIERTGETAGAQADYEAAVEETKRRVLDGEIYQGVISRTRTLSGAVDDLGLYESLRTVNPSPYMYLLQHGDRSVIGASPETLVSVRGDHVEVNPVAGTCPRGSSPVEDRRLAGEMLADEKERAEHTMLVDLARNDVRRVSEPGSVRVEEFMDVLKYSHVQHIESTVTGTLAADADAFDATRATFPRGTLTGAPKVRAMEIIDELEATPRGVYGGGVGYFSWTGDSDLAIVIRTATVDHGDTGAAGDDELTVRAGAGIVADSDPTAEYEETEQKMRGVLDAVDRIVGERAASGDGGGSSGAGDDTVGGSSRAGDPDDTAADAGGDDA; encoded by the coding sequence GTGTCGACGTCGGCGGAGCCGACGCTGGACCACTCGCGCGAGTCGTTCGTCGCGGCCGTCGAGTCGACGGACGGCCCGGTCGTCGTGCGGACGGCCGCGACACTGCGCGTGGACGTGGAGCCGCTGACGGCGTACGCGGCCTTGGACGACCGCTCGGACCACTCGTTCCTACTGGAGAGCGCCGAGAAGGTGCCCAGTTCCGACCCGGACGGGGCGTTCGCGCCCGCGTCGGCGCGGGACTCGGCGGACCGCCACGCGCGGTTCTCCTTCGTCGGCTACGACCCGGAGGCGGTCGTCGCCGTCGGGCCGGACGGCGTCACCGTCGACGAGCGTGGGCCGGCGGCAGAGTACGTCGAAGTGGCCGAGGGCGACACACTCGACCGCGTGCGGGCGGCGCTGCCGGACGTGGCCCGCGTCGGCTTCCCAGAACGGGACCGCCAACTGCTCGACGGCGGGCTCGTCGGGTTCCTAGCGTACGACGCGGTGTACGACCTGACGCTCGCGGAGGTGGGCGTCGAGCGACCGGACCCGGTCGTGCCGGACGCGGAGTTCCTACTCACGACGAAGACGCTGACGTTCGACGACCACACGGACAGCGTCGAGTTGGTGTGTACGCCGGTCGTGGCCCCCGACGACGACCCCGGTGCGGTGTACGACGAGCTCCGCAGCGAGGCCGAGCGGGTGCAGGCGACGCTGGCGGCCGTCGACCCGCCGTCGCCCGGCGGGATCGAACGCACCGGCGAGACGGCGGGCGCGCAGGCCGACTACGAGGCGGCCGTCGAGGAGACGAAACGGCGCGTGCTCGACGGGGAGATCTACCAGGGTGTGATCTCGCGGACGCGAACGCTGTCGGGGGCCGTCGACGACCTCGGGCTGTACGAGTCGCTGCGGACGGTGAACCCGTCGCCGTACATGTACCTGCTCCAGCACGGCGACCGGTCGGTGATCGGTGCGTCGCCGGAGACGCTCGTCTCCGTGCGGGGCGACCACGTCGAGGTGAACCCGGTCGCCGGCACCTGTCCGCGCGGCTCCTCGCCGGTGGAGGACCGGCGGCTGGCCGGCGAGATGCTCGCCGACGAGAAGGAGCGGGCCGAACACACGATGTTGGTCGACCTGGCGCGCAACGACGTGCGACGGGTGAGCGAGCCGGGGTCGGTCCGCGTCGAGGAGTTCATGGACGTGTTGAAGTACAGCCACGTCCAGCACATCGAGTCCACCGTGACGGGGACGCTGGCGGCCGACGCCGACGCCTTCGACGCGACGCGGGCGACGTTCCCGCGTGGCACCCTGACCGGCGCGCCGAAGGTGCGCGCGATGGAGATTATCGACGAGTTGGAGGCGACGCCACGCGGCGTCTACGGCGGCGGCGTCGGCTACTTCTCGTGGACCGGCGACAGCGACCTCGCCATCGTCATCCGCACCGCGACCGTCGACCACGGCGACACGGGAGCGGCGGGAGACGACGAACTGACGGTCAGAGCCGGCGCGGGGATCGTCGCGGACTCTGACCCGACCGCGGAGTACGAGGAGACGGAACAGAAGATGCGCGGCGTGTTGGACGCCGTCGACCGGATCGTGGGCGAGCGTGCCGCGAGCGGCGACGGGGGAGGGTCGTCGGGAGCGGGCGACGACACCGTGGGTGGATCGTCGAGAGCGGGCGACCCCGACGACACTGCCGCGGACGCCGGAGGTGACGACGCGTGA
- the trpG gene encoding anthranilate synthase component II, which produces MSTRIVFVDNYDSFTYNIVEYVSEQRPDGDPVETEVVKNAADLADVRAAEPDGIVISPGPGHPKNDRDVGVTMPVLRELSPEVPTLGVCLGLEAAVYEFGGTVGHAPEPIHGKAFPVEHDGAGVFAGLDQGFQAGRYHSLIATDVPDCFDVTATTDHDGEELVMGVRHESYPLECVQFHPESVLTGVGHDVIENFLVGAVLS; this is translated from the coding sequence GTGAGCACGCGGATCGTCTTCGTCGACAACTACGACTCGTTCACGTACAACATCGTCGAGTACGTCAGCGAGCAGCGCCCGGACGGCGACCCCGTCGAGACGGAGGTGGTCAAGAACGCCGCCGACCTCGCGGACGTGCGTGCCGCCGAGCCGGACGGGATCGTGATCAGTCCGGGGCCGGGCCACCCGAAGAACGACCGCGACGTGGGCGTGACGATGCCCGTCTTGCGCGAACTCTCGCCGGAGGTGCCGACACTGGGCGTCTGTCTCGGACTGGAGGCGGCCGTCTACGAGTTCGGCGGCACCGTCGGGCACGCCCCCGAGCCGATCCACGGGAAGGCGTTCCCGGTCGAGCACGACGGCGCGGGCGTGTTCGCCGGGCTCGACCAGGGGTTCCAGGCCGGCCGGTACCACTCGCTGATCGCCACGGACGTGCCGGACTGTTTCGACGTGACCGCGACGACGGACCACGACGGCGAGGAACTCGTGATGGGCGTCCGCCACGAGTCGTACCCGCTGGAGTGTGTCCAGTTCCACCCCGAGTCCGTCCTCACCGGCGTGGGTCACGACGTGATCGAGAACTTCCTGGTCGGTGCCGTCCTCTCGTGA
- a CDS encoding AAA family ATPase, whose protein sequence is MADTDPDTTDETDETGGQTATDTADEADEADGRTAADTSDTTADPFAETDVLLVGSVDGSGGKTAVALALATLAQERGLDVGYAKPKGTRLRSRVGKVRDEDPMLARELLGTDDELHEMEPVVYSPTFVEGAIRGMEDPDDLRAQVRDSLADVAADRDLLVVEGGDSLATGGVVELTDPDVAALLDARILLVADHDEPGDADDVLAAAAQAGDRLAGVLFNRIADADYDDVARDVAPFLEGRGVPSLGVVPRRSELAGVAVGALADELGADVLTDAPDDTLVEGFLVGAMSGDAALRHMRRRSDVAVITGGDRSDVLTAGIDAGVACLVLTGGHRPSGAVLGKAEAAGVPVLSVNTDTLTAVERAEEIVNDGRTRDERTVAIMRELLRDHADVDEILDGV, encoded by the coding sequence ATGGCCGACACAGACCCAGACACGACGGACGAGACGGACGAGACGGGCGGACAGACAGCCACCGACACGGCCGACGAGGCAGACGAGGCGGACGGACGGACGGCCGCCGACACGAGCGACACCACCGCCGACCCGTTCGCGGAGACCGACGTGTTACTCGTCGGGTCCGTCGACGGGAGCGGCGGGAAGACCGCCGTCGCGTTGGCGCTGGCGACGCTCGCACAGGAGCGTGGGCTCGACGTGGGCTACGCGAAGCCGAAGGGGACTCGACTCCGCAGTCGCGTCGGGAAGGTGCGCGACGAGGACCCGATGCTCGCCCGCGAACTGCTCGGGACGGACGACGAACTCCACGAGATGGAGCCGGTCGTCTACTCCCCGACGTTCGTCGAGGGAGCGATCCGTGGGATGGAGGACCCCGACGACCTCCGCGCACAGGTCCGCGACAGTCTCGCGGATGTCGCCGCCGACCGCGACCTCCTCGTCGTCGAGGGCGGCGACAGTCTCGCCACCGGCGGCGTCGTCGAGTTGACCGACCCCGACGTGGCGGCGTTGCTCGACGCCCGCATCCTCCTCGTCGCGGACCACGACGAACCGGGCGACGCCGACGACGTGCTCGCGGCCGCCGCGCAGGCCGGCGACCGCCTCGCAGGCGTGTTGTTCAACCGGATCGCTGACGCCGACTACGACGACGTGGCACGCGACGTGGCGCCGTTCCTGGAGGGACGCGGCGTCCCGTCGCTCGGTGTCGTCCCGCGCCGCTCCGAGTTGGCCGGCGTCGCGGTCGGCGCACTCGCCGACGAGTTGGGTGCGGACGTGTTGACGGACGCGCCCGACGACACGCTCGTCGAGGGGTTCCTCGTCGGCGCGATGAGCGGCGACGCGGCGCTGCGGCACATGCGGCGGCGCAGCGACGTGGCGGTGATCACCGGCGGCGACCGCTCGGACGTGCTCACGGCCGGGATCGACGCCGGCGTCGCCTGTCTCGTCCTCACCGGCGGTCACCGGCCCTCGGGGGCCGTACTCGGGAAGGCCGAGGCCGCCGGGGTCCCGGTGTTGTCGGTGAACACGGACACGCTCACCGCGGTCGAGCGCGCCGAGGAGATCGTCAACGACGGCCGGACGCGCGACGAGCGGACGGTCGCGATCATGCGCGAGCTGTTGCGCGACCACGCCGACGTCGACGAGATCCTCGACGGGGTGTAG
- a CDS encoding helix-turn-helix transcriptional regulator yields MPIGIDQFDDAPGETLEIQTGTNAHTILSFLAEHRDQAFTQSEIRERTGVARGSVGTTLSRLEDRGLVRHRGRYWALAEDDRLAAFAAQTAASSASTTDDYYSEG; encoded by the coding sequence GTGCCGATCGGAATCGACCAGTTCGACGACGCACCCGGAGAGACACTCGAGATCCAGACGGGGACGAACGCACACACCATCCTCTCGTTCCTCGCGGAGCACCGCGACCAGGCGTTCACGCAGAGTGAGATCCGCGAGAGGACCGGCGTCGCACGTGGGAGTGTCGGGACGACGCTCTCGCGACTCGAAGATCGCGGGCTCGTTCGACACCGCGGTCGGTACTGGGCACTCGCCGAAGACGACCGTCTCGCCGCGTTCGCCGCACAAACCGCCGCGAGCTCGGCCTCGACGACGGACGACTACTACTCGGAGGGGTGA